A region of Geobacillus sp. 46C-IIa DNA encodes the following proteins:
- a CDS encoding FtsW/RodA/SpoVE family cell cycle protein, with amino-acid sequence MDHDRFSQSKLDYHLLFLLFLMAVVSAIAIHSAETMLPEKLQSVNFASKQLQWYAVGAVVIALTMIIDYDRLFQIAWYLYGLGMLLLLGLELNVPGTVTIKGATSWYSLPGGNFQPSELMKIFMILVLSRIIVNHREKYPEPTVRDDFKLLGKIALAVLPPLFLLAKQPDLGMSMVFTAITATLVLVSGIRWRIIFGIVFSGVAVVATVVFIFFYFPDFFHQYIIREDYQLNRFYGWLAPYEYSNEQGFQLIRSLMAIGSGELYGKGLGNLQVYLPEAHTDFIFGVIAEQFGFVGSSIVISLFFLLVYRMVHIALESNDLYGSYLCAGVAGMITFQVFQNIGMTIGLLPITGLPLPFVSYGGSSLATYMLAIGLVLNVHSRTRKFMFASDE; translated from the coding sequence GGAAACGATGCTGCCGGAGAAGCTGCAAAGCGTCAACTTCGCCTCCAAGCAGCTGCAATGGTACGCCGTTGGCGCAGTGGTCATCGCCTTGACGATGATTATCGACTACGATCGGCTGTTTCAAATCGCCTGGTATTTATACGGACTCGGCATGCTGCTGTTGCTCGGGCTTGAGCTGAACGTTCCTGGAACCGTCACAATCAAAGGGGCAACAAGCTGGTACAGCCTCCCGGGCGGAAACTTCCAGCCATCAGAGTTAATGAAAATTTTTATGATTCTCGTTTTGAGCCGCATCATTGTCAACCATCGGGAAAAATACCCTGAACCGACGGTTCGGGATGACTTTAAACTGCTTGGCAAAATCGCTCTCGCCGTCCTGCCGCCCCTCTTTTTGCTCGCCAAACAGCCGGACTTGGGAATGTCGATGGTGTTCACCGCCATCACCGCTACCTTGGTGCTCGTTTCCGGCATTCGCTGGCGCATTATTTTTGGCATCGTCTTTTCCGGGGTGGCTGTCGTGGCGACGGTAGTCTTTATTTTCTTTTATTTTCCTGATTTCTTTCATCAATATATCATTAGAGAAGATTATCAGTTAAACCGATTTTACGGCTGGCTTGCCCCGTATGAATATTCAAACGAGCAAGGCTTCCAGCTCATCCGTTCGCTTATGGCCATCGGGTCGGGGGAACTGTACGGAAAAGGGCTCGGCAATTTGCAAGTATATTTGCCTGAGGCACATACCGACTTTATTTTCGGTGTCATCGCCGAGCAGTTCGGATTTGTCGGCTCGAGCATCGTCATTTCGCTCTTTTTCCTGCTTGTCTACCGCATGGTTCATATTGCGCTCGAGAGCAACGATTTGTACGGCAGCTATTTATGCGCCGGCGTCGCCGGCATGATCACGTTCCAAGTGTTCCAAAACATCGGCATGACGATTGGGCTTTTACCGATCACCGGACTGCCGCTGCCGTTTGTCAGCTACGGGGGAAGCTCGCTTGCCACTTATATGCTGGCGATTGGACTCGTCTTAAACGTCCATTCGCGGACAAGGAAATTTATGTTCGCCAGCGACGAATAG